The genomic DNA CGCACCGCCTGACCGGTCACGGCCCGGATCTCGCCGATCTGCCGGCCGACCTCGTCGGTGGCCCGACCGGTCTGGGCGGCCAGGTCCTTGACCTCGGTTGCGACGACCGCGAAGCCGCGCCCGGCCTCGCCGGCCCGCGCCGCCTCGATCGTGGCGTTGAGCGCCAGCAGGTTCGTCTGCGCGGCGATGCGGGCGATCAGCTCGACGACGGCGTCGACCCGGGCGACGGACGCGTTCAGCGCCGCCACCAGGGCGGCCGTCTGGTCGGCCTCGCCGACCGCGCTCCGGGCCAGCTCGGACGAGCCCTGGACCTGCCGCCCGATCTCCTGGACGGAGGTGCCGAGTTCCTCCACCGCGGCGGCCACCGTCCTGACGCCGGCGGACGCCTCCTCGGCGGCCGCGGCCACGGTATCGGACTGGCTGGCCGTCTCCTGGGCTGTGGTGGTCATCTCCCAGGCCGTGGTCTGCAGTTCGGCCGCGGCGGCGGAGACCTGCCCGACGATGCCGGCCACCGCCGCCTCGAAGGTCTGCGCCATCGTGTGCGTCATGGTCCGGCGCTGCGCCTCCGCGGCGCGCGCCGCCTCGTCCGCCTCTGCCTCCAGGGCGCGGGTGCGGACGAGGTTGTCCCGGAAGACCTCCACGGCCGCCGCCATCGCGCCGATCTCGTCCCGCCGCCCGCGGGCCGGGATCTCCACGGCGACGTCGCCGGAGGCGAGCGCCCGCATCGCCTGGATCATGGCCCGGAGCGGCCCGAGCACGCGGCGGACGACGACGACGGCGCCGGCACCGGCGAGCAGCACCGATGCGGCCAGGAACAGGCCGGTGTGCAGCAGCGTCGCCCCCGCCTCAGCGAAGAGTGCCTGCGCGCGGGCGACCATCGCGTTCAGCGCCGCCTCGGCGAGGTCGGCGATAGTGTTGACCTCCCGCGTGTTGCGGTCGCGCAGGTCCTGGATCGCGACGCCCGGCGGCTGGCCCCGGCTCAGGGCCGCCCGCAAGGCCTGCCGCCGCGCCGCGACCTCACCCTCGAAGTTGCTGGCGCCCGCCCTCACGAAGGCGTCCTGGACCGCCCGCGGCAGCGTGTCGTCCATGTGATCGACGAGATTCGCCCAGCTCGCCGCGACGCGGCCGCGCTCCTCGGCCTCCGCGAGGCGCTCCTCCTCGGACCAGCCCGTGCCCCGCGTCACGGCCGTCTCGGCCCGCGCCACGTTGCCGCCGATCGCGACCCGCGTGATCCAGGCGGCGCGCTTGATGTCCAGGGCGCGGGCCAGCGCCGCGTCCCGGCGCGGGATCGTGACGTCGACGGCCCCGCTGGTCGCCGTGAGGGCGTCGAGCAGATCCCGGAAGGCGGTCGCGGCGACCTCCGCGGTCGCGGCCTCGCGCTCCGCGACCGGGACCGCGAGGGCCGCGTCGATCCGCGACGTCAGGCCGGTGACGGCCTCGTGCGCCCGTCGGAGCGGATCGACCGTCTTCGCCACCGCGGCGGTGTCGATCGCGCGCACCAGGCTCAGGAGCGCCGCCAGCCGGTCGATCCGGGTCGCGCGCTGTCGGGCGATCAGGGCCGCGTCGGCGGGCGGGATCCTGTCCGCGGCGATCAGCGCCTGCAGGGTCCGCCCCCGCTCGAGGCGCACGGCGAGCAGGATCTCGAGGAGGATACGGCTGCCTTCCGTGAGCGCGACGACGCGGCGGCTCTCCCGCTCCTGCGCCCCGGCCTCCAGCGCCGTCCGGGCGCCCGCGGCCAGCAGCATGGCGCTGAGTGAGAACAGGATCGCGCACAGGATCGTGCCGATGGACGGACGCGGAAGACGCAGCATGAGGGTCGGGATCTCTCTTCGCGGTGCGTCGAGGCGCGCGGCCCGCCGCCGGGCTGCCCGGTTCGAGCAGGGCGGCCGGTCGGCCTCGGTCGACGGAAAGGCTGAGCGACGCGACAGGCACCCCGACGCGGCGCCGGCCCGGTTCGCTCGAAGGGCGCGGCGAGGGCGCGGCGAGTCCGGGAGTTCGCCCGGTCGGCATCGAAGGTCGAAACCCCGACACGCTACCGTCTCAAGGAAGGACGGCAGTCGCGACCGGCAGAACCGAGCAGGGCCGCGGCGCGAGGCTCGCCCGCGACCGGATCACGGCGCACAGCGTCCATTGGCGGGATCTGCGGACACGGACGCCGGACAAAATCGCGCTCTTACGCACAGAACGACCCTCAATATAGAACTGAAATTCGATAACTCAATCAAACTTGGTCAAAATCTCGCAGTAACCCTCGCGATCTCAGGCATTTGAACCACAATGGCACAGATGTCAATCTTACGTTCTGCGATTTTACTCACGCCTTAGACATCTAAAAATCCACTTTGGGAGCAACATTTGAGTCGTTTTCTATCTTTGGAAATGTATTTTTACGCCGCTTCCGGCCAAAATGACTGGAATTTTCGCTGAACCGTACTGTGGGACAGGTCCGCCGCCTCGCGCGCGCCGCCGCGTCGGTCGCGTGTCAGAACAGCGCCAGCTGCGCGCCGGGCTTCCGGAAGGCGTCGCGATTCAGCGCGATGCGCCCGAAGGCGAAACCGAGACGCGTGCCGGCGAGCCGGACCCGCTGGCCGATCATCGCCGCGTAGGCGCCCTCCCCGCGGAAGCGGTGGCCGAAGCGCGGGTCGTTCTCGCGCCCGCCCCGGGCTTCCCGCAGGAGTGCGAAGGCCCGCGCCCTGCGTTCGGGATAATGCTCGGTGAACCAGTCCGCCACGAGGTCCGCGACTTCGCCCGGGAGGCGCAGCAGCGCGTGGCCGATCCGGCTCGCCCCGTGCGCGCGCGCCTCGGCCAGGATCGATTCGATCTCGTGGTCCGTCAGGCCGGGGATGATCGGCGAGACGTTGACCATGACGGGCACGCCCGCCGCGCTCAGGCCCCGCATCGCCGCGAGCCGCTTGCCCGGCCGCGGCGCCCGCGGGTCGAGGCGGCGGGCGAGGTCCGGATCCAGCGTCGGCAGCGAGATCGCCGCCAGCACGAGGTTCTCCGCCGCCATCTCTGCCAGGAGGTCGAGGTCGCGCAGCACGAGGTCCGACTTGGTGGTGATGCTGACGGGGTGGCGGGCCTCCCGCAGCACCTCCAGAACCGCGCGGGTGAGCCGGTGCTCCCGCTCGACCGGCTGGTAGGGATCCGTGGCGGTGCCGAGGGCGATCGTGTCGGGCCGGTAGCCCGGCGCGGCGATCTCGCGGGCGAGGAGCCGGGCGGCGTCCGGCTTGGTGAAGATCCGCGACTCGAAGTCGAGCCCCGGCGACAGGCCGAGCCAGGCATGGGTCGGGCGCGCGTAGCAGTAGATGCAGCCGTGCTCGCAGCCCCGGTACGGGTTGATCGACCGGTCGAACGGGATGTCGGGCGAGCTGTTGCGCGCGATGATCCGGGCGGACCGCTCTGGCGTGACCTCCGTGCGCAGGGGTGCCGGAGCTTCCGCCGTCCAGGTCTCGTCATGGAACGCCTCGCGCCGGGCGGATTCGTATCGGCCCGTCGGGTTGGCCGTCGCGCCGCGCCCCCGCCGGGCGGCCGGTTCCGCGACGCTCGGCCCGAGTCGCGGCGCGGCCCCGGAGGCGGTCCCGTCGCGCGTGCCCCCCATGACGACTCGCCTCCCTCACGCATCCATATAAGAACATAGAGCGAACGCGATGGCGACGGGCGCCTTTTTTTCAGGCAAATGCGGTTCTGCAGCCCGTCCGAACGGCGACGCGTCGGCGCGCGGGCCGCGGGGCAGTTTACGGCGCCGCAGAATCGTCTATGCGCGCGCTCATGCTCTCCGCCGTGACCTATCTGGCCGAACCGGCCGATCCGGACGCGATCGATCGCCTGGCCGACACGCTCAGCGTGCTCGTCTCCGGCGTGGCCGGCGGCCTCGTCGGCGACGCGGTGATCGTCGCGGGCCGCGAGAGCGAGGCCGTGGCGGCCGTCGCGGAGGCCACGGGCGCGACCCTCGTGCTGCACCGGGGCGGCAATCCCTACGCGGCGGGCGCCGCCGCGGCCCGGCGGGACTGGATCCTGTGCCTGGAGGCCGGCGACGTCCCGGCCGAGGGCTGGATCCGCACCCTCGACCGCTTCGTCGGGACCGCGCGGCCGGAGACGGCGCTCGGCCGCCTGCACCGCCCGGCCGGGCGTTGGCTCGGCCGGCTCGTCAGACGGGCGGAGACCGTCGTCGGCGCCCGGCAGGCCCGGGCCGGCGACGTCGTCCGGCGCGAGGCCCTGCGTGCCGAGGGCGCGTTCACGGGTCGCCTCAAGGTCAGGCCGCTGATCGCTCGGATCGAGCGCGCCTGACCGGAAAGATCTTGCTCGGGAGAATCTTGCTCCGGAAGAATCTTGCGCCCGCTCACGTTGTTGTCGGTCGATCCGCCTCTACAACTCTGGAAGCGCGGCAGGATCGTCGCCGTCTCCGGACATGTCGACGCGCTGAGCCACCCCGATCTGGAAGGATGGTGCAATGGATTCGTCGGGCCTGATGGGGCGCAAGTCGGTCGAGGACATCGTCGAGAGCGGCGAGGGCGAGCAACAGCTCTCGAAGTCGCTGGGCGCCCTCTCGATCACCGCGATGGGCATCGGGGCGATCATCGGCGCCGGCATCTTCGTCCTGACCGGCACGGCCGCGGCCCAGTATGCCGGGCCGGGGATCATGCTGTCCTTCGTGCTCGGCGGCATCGCCTGCGCCTTCGTCGGCCTCTGCTACTCGGAGATGGCCGCGCTGATCCCGGTCGCCGGATCGAGCTACACCTACACCTACGCGACGCTCGGCGAGTTCTTCGCGTGGCTGATCGGCTGGGACCTGATCCTCGAATACGCCATGGGCGCCGCCACCGTGGCGGTCGGCTGGTCGGGCTACGTGACCAGCATCCTGAAGAGCGTCGGCATCGTGATCCCGGCGCAGTTCGCCAACGCGCCGGGCACGCCGATCGAGGGCGGCGGGACCGCGCTGCTGAACCTGCCGGCGGTCCTGATCGTGGCGCTGATCACGATCCTGCTGATGCGGGGCACGAAGGAATCGGCGCTCTTCAACAACATCATGGTCGCGGTGAAGCTCACCGTCGTGGTCGCCTTCATCGCCCTGGGCTGGGGCCACGTGAACGCCGCGAACTGGAGCCCGCTCATCCCGGACAACGACGGGACCTTCGGCCATTTCGGCTACAGCGGCGTTCTGCGCGGCGCGGGCGTGGTGTTCTTCGCCTTCATCGGCTTCGACGCGGTCTCGACCGCCGCCCAGGAGGCGCGCAAGCCCCAGAAGGACATGCCCATCGGCATCCTGGGCTCGCTCGCGGTCTGCACGATCCTGTACGTGCTCGTCGCCGCCGTGCTCACCGGTCTCGTGCCCTACAAGGACCTCAACGTCCCGGACCCGATCGCCAAGGGCGTCGACGTGATCGGCATCGGCTGGTTCAGCCTCCTGATCAAGCTCGGGGCGCTGACCGGGCTGACGACGGTGATCCTCGTCCTGCTCTACGGCCAGAGCCGGATCTTCTTCACCATGGCGCAGGACGGCCTGCTGCCGAAGATGTTCTCCCACGTCCACCCGACCTACCAGACGCCGTATCGCAGCCAGGCGATGATCGGCGCCGCGGTCGCCGTGGTGGCGGCGCTGGTGCCGATCCACATCCTCGGCGAGATGGTGAGCATCGGCACCCTCGCGGCCTTCATCCTCGTCTGCGGCTCGGTCCTCTACCTGCGGCGGGCCGAGCGCACCATGAAGCGGCCGTTCCGGGCGCCCGCCGTGCCGGTCGTGCCGATCCTCGGCATCCTGTCCTGCCTGCTCCTGATGATCGGCCTGCCCCTCGACACGTGGCTGCGGCTGGTGATCTGGATGGCGCTCGGCCTCGTCGTGTACTTCTTCTACGGCCGCAAGCACTCGGTCCTGCGCCGCAAGGAGGGGAACCTCGCGTAGCGCGCGGCCTCACACCGTGAGGCTCGCGCCGCGCCGCAGGTGCTCGTCGAGGCGCGGCATGATCTCCACGAAGTTGCAGGGCCGGTGCCGGTAGTCGAGCTGCTGGGCCAGGATCCCGTCCCAGGCGTCGCGGCAGGCGCCGGGCGAGCCCGGCAGCACGAACACGTAGGTCGCCCGCGCGACCCCCGCGGTGGCGCGGGATTGCAGGGTCGAGGTGCCGATCTTGTCGTACGAGATCCGGTGGAACACGGCCGA from Methylobacterium oryzae includes the following:
- a CDS encoding methyl-accepting chemotaxis protein, whose amino-acid sequence is MLRLPRPSIGTILCAILFSLSAMLLAAGARTALEAGAQERESRRVVALTEGSRILLEILLAVRLERGRTLQALIAADRIPPADAALIARQRATRIDRLAALLSLVRAIDTAAVAKTVDPLRRAHEAVTGLTSRIDAALAVPVAEREAATAEVAATAFRDLLDALTATSGAVDVTIPRRDAALARALDIKRAAWITRVAIGGNVARAETAVTRGTGWSEEERLAEAEERGRVAASWANLVDHMDDTLPRAVQDAFVRAGASNFEGEVAARRQALRAALSRGQPPGVAIQDLRDRNTREVNTIADLAEAALNAMVARAQALFAEAGATLLHTGLFLAASVLLAGAGAVVVVRRVLGPLRAMIQAMRALASGDVAVEIPARGRRDEIGAMAAAVEVFRDNLVRTRALEAEADEAARAAEAQRRTMTHTMAQTFEAAVAGIVGQVSAAAAELQTTAWEMTTTAQETASQSDTVAAAAEEASAGVRTVAAAVEELGTSVQEIGRQVQGSSELARSAVGEADQTAALVAALNASVARVDAVVELIARIAAQTNLLALNATIEAARAGEAGRGFAVVATEVKDLAAQTGRATDEVGRQIGEIRAVTGQAVRAIGTITGRIGEIDAVAAAIAAAVEQQGAATQEIVRNVAQANAGTQEVTGNIAGVAQAADRTGHAADHVLTAATALTRQSEELAAEVERFLTGVRAA
- a CDS encoding PA0069 family radical SAM protein, which encodes MGGTRDGTASGAAPRLGPSVAEPAARRGRGATANPTGRYESARREAFHDETWTAEAPAPLRTEVTPERSARIIARNSSPDIPFDRSINPYRGCEHGCIYCYARPTHAWLGLSPGLDFESRIFTKPDAARLLAREIAAPGYRPDTIALGTATDPYQPVEREHRLTRAVLEVLREARHPVSITTKSDLVLRDLDLLAEMAAENLVLAAISLPTLDPDLARRLDPRAPRPGKRLAAMRGLSAAGVPVMVNVSPIIPGLTDHEIESILAEARAHGASRIGHALLRLPGEVADLVADWFTEHYPERRARAFALLREARGGRENDPRFGHRFRGEGAYAAMIGQRVRLAGTRLGFAFGRIALNRDAFRKPGAQLALF
- a CDS encoding amino acid permease — its product is MDSSGLMGRKSVEDIVESGEGEQQLSKSLGALSITAMGIGAIIGAGIFVLTGTAAAQYAGPGIMLSFVLGGIACAFVGLCYSEMAALIPVAGSSYTYTYATLGEFFAWLIGWDLILEYAMGAATVAVGWSGYVTSILKSVGIVIPAQFANAPGTPIEGGGTALLNLPAVLIVALITILLMRGTKESALFNNIMVAVKLTVVVAFIALGWGHVNAANWSPLIPDNDGTFGHFGYSGVLRGAGVVFFAFIGFDAVSTAAQEARKPQKDMPIGILGSLAVCTILYVLVAAVLTGLVPYKDLNVPDPIAKGVDVIGIGWFSLLIKLGALTGLTTVILVLLYGQSRIFFTMAQDGLLPKMFSHVHPTYQTPYRSQAMIGAAVAVVAALVPIHILGEMVSIGTLAAFILVCGSVLYLRRAERTMKRPFRAPAVPVVPILGILSCLLLMIGLPLDTWLRLVIWMALGLVVYFFYGRKHSVLRRKEGNLA